In Candidatus Liberibacter africanus PTSAPSY, the genomic stretch AATCCATACGATATGACACGAGCTCGTATTACATATCGTTTTAAAGATTGAGGATAATTTGTTTTTCCTACTAGGTCTCCTTTTTAAATTTTTGTGCGGAGTATTAGGTATTTCAAATAAAAGGCGCTGTCATGAGAAGGTAATCGGTCTTTTTAATGGATTATAGTTGCGATTATAGGTAAAAAGGTGATAACCCTTGCAAACATTAGATTTTGGACCATTAAAGTCTATTTGTCCTGAGTGTAAAAAGAAATCTATGGATGATTTTTATCCTTTTTGCTCTATGAAGTGTCGTTCAATTGACCTTTCACGTTGGCTTTCTGACGGATATATAATTATGGGAAGAGAAGAAGAAGAATCTGAGGAAAATATAAAGGATATTTCATAGTTATGTGTTATAAAATATTTTCTCGTTGTAATGGTGTTGTTAGGCTAGTATAATTTAGATTGACATATAAAAGTTTAGAAGATTAATTTTTACTTTAATGCCCAGATAGCTCAGTTTGGTAGAGCAATGGACTGAAAATCCATGTGTCGCTGGTTCAAATCCTGCTCTGGGCACCATTAATAAAAATTTATTTAATTATATTTTTTAAAATATAAATATTATAATGGAAAGGTTATTGTTGGTTGATTGATAGTCCATAGATATATTGAAAACCTATATGCCTTTAAGAGACGGAATTTCATTGATATTTCCAAAAAAAATCAATAATAACACGATAAATATCTTAAAAAAGATAAAAACAGTCAACCTCGTAATAATACAAGATTACTTTAGAGAATAGAATATCCTAAGAATTACTTTTTTTTCAACAAAATATTTTAGATAATTAAAATTATTTTACTGCTTTTCTAGTTTTATAAAAACATCATCACATTTGCGAAAAGCATAAATACACATGTAGACAAGATACTTTTTTATCCCTTTTCAAAAGATAGTTTTTATGATTCCTGTTTAAGTGATTCGTTTTTTTAATATTTGCATATTTTATGATTCACAGCGTTGAAGTAATGATGTTTAAGATATTGCACGGTGGATACTTTCAAAAAACATTGCTGAATTTGTAGAAAATTTATTAAAAAATATGTAATACAATCAGATAGATGTTTCTGCGTTCTATCGATAAAGCGATTCTATTTGAGATCCGGTGCAAGTTTGTTGTGTAGATATGCGGTATGATATTGTTTCTTCGAAGCAATTCTTTGGGAAGTAGTTTTGAAAAATAATTTTTTGATTTTGATGCTGTTTATTTCACTAATGGTATCTCCATCTTTTGCAGTGGAGACGGTTCAGATTTCTTCTGAAGATAATGTTTTAGATTTGACTTATGTAACGGAAATTTATGCCTCTCAGGGAGAGGACATTCAGGTATCTACGGCAGCAGATATAGACGGTATAAGTAAACGCATTGAAGTTAGTTCCTCGAGTATTCACCATCGTGGGGATTGGGCTGTCTTTGCATTGGCAAACACATCTGATAGTCAGCTTGAGCGTTTAATTGTTGTTCCCCATTATCGTCTTGTAGGATCACATTTTTTTTTGCCAGATCTTGGATCTCGGAGAATTATTTCCATTACGCCTTCAGAAGGATTTTCGTTAGATCGTGTGCCTAATGCTGATTCAGATGTATTTCGCATCACTATTAATCCTAGGTCTATTGTTACTTTTATTATGGAGATAAGTTCTCCAAATTTGCCTAAAATCTATCTTTGGAAACCAAATGCTTATAAAGATACAGTCAATTCTTTTACATTATATCAAGGGATAATAATCGGTATTGCGGGTCTCTTAGCAGTTTTATTGACTACGTTTTATATGGTTAATAAAAGTTTTATTCTCATTCCTACCTTTGCAATGGCATGGATTGTTTTTGGATATATTTGTATTGATTTTGGTTTTCTTTCTAAACTTATCCACTCGCCATCAGGAGATCTGATAATTTGGCGAGCTTGTTCTGAAATAGCATTATCTTTTGTTTTTCTTGTTTTCCTTTTTATGTATCTTCAGATGAATAGATGGTACGCTAAAGAACGATACATTACGTTTTATGGTATTGTATGTTTAGCAATATTGTTACTTATGTCTTTCTATTATCCAAGGATAACGGCAGGTATTGCGCGCGTTTCTTTTGCAGCTATTTTTTTATATTACACATACTATATTGTGTGTTTTGGAATTAGAGGATATGAGCGCGCTATTTCATTGATTCCAGTATGGATTCTCATGGTTATATGGTCCATTGGATCATGGATGGCTATAACCAAGAGATTAGATAATGATGTTATACAGCCCGCTCTTGTCGGAGGATTAGTATTGATTGTGATACTAATAGGTTTTGCTGTTATTCAGCATGTCCTGATAAGAAAAAAAAAATCTCTAGGTATTTTTTCAGATGTAGAACATCAGTCTTTGGCGGTATTAGGATCAGGTGATATTGTATGGGATTGGAATGTAATATGCGATAAGGTGACAACTACACCAGATATTGCTGCCATATTGGGCCTATCTTCTGGTTCCATGCATGGGGCGGTACGTAATTGGTTGCCGCATGTACATGTAGACGATAGAGATAATTTTCGAATGGTATTGGATAGCTTTGTGGAGTATCGACAAGGAAGATTGCAGTATGAATTTAGAGTGCGTGCAGCAGATAATCAATTCCATTGGATGATTCTTCGTATTCGTCCTATATTAAATTCTGATGGTGATATTTTACGTTGTGTTGGAATTATAACTGATATAACTGAACAAAAAAAATCGATAGAAGGAATTCTATATAATGCCTTTCAGGATAATATGACTGGTATACCGAATAGACTGTCTTTTCTAAATTGTCTCACAACAATTCTTAATTTATCGGTAGAGGATGATAGATTACGTCCTACTATTATGGTCGTCGATATTGATAATTATAAGCACATTAATGACGTATTAGGTATGGCAATTGGCGATGATATTCTTGTTTCTTTAGCTAGGAGAATGCGTGAATTACTAAAATCGTCGGATATACTTGCACGTCTTTCTGGAAATCGATTTGGTATTATTCTTATATCTGAAAAGAATGCTATAAAAATAGCGGATTTTGCCAAGGCCTTAAGCACAGCCATATCTAAGCCGATTCATATCCTCAATCGCGAAATTATTGTTACGGCATCAATTGGGTTTAAAAGTTGGACAAGCCCTAAAATTACCTCAGGTGAAATGCTAAAAGAAGCTGAATTGGCTATGTATCATGCAAAGCATAGAGGGGGAAATCATATAGAGTCATTTCGAGAATCTTTTAAATCTTTTCATACGGATAAATTGACAATGAAAGAGGATTTATGTTTTGCAATAGAAAATTCTGAGCTGTATCTTGTTTATGTCCCTATAGTACGCCTAATAGATGAGGAAATTGTGGGGCTTGAAGCGCTTGTACAATGGGATCATCCTAAATTAGGTAATATTCCTTCTTCTGAATTTAGATTGATTGCTGAAGAGCTATGTATGATCAAAGCGATAAATTTGTTTATGTTAGAACGTATTTCAACGGATATTATAAATTGGTGTGACCAAGCAACGATGCCACCAATTTTTATATTGATTAACATTGGTAGTAAAGATCTTTTGGATAATGAGTTATGTGAAGATATCCAAGCTTTGATTTCCAAGACACAGTGTTCTCCTAGTAGTATTAAGCTATCATTTTCTGAGTCTATTGTGATGGATAATCCTGAAAAGAGTCGCCTGTTATTTGCTAAGCTACAAAAAATAGGGATTGGTTTAACTCTGGATGATTTTGGAACGAAATGTTCATTATTATCGTATCTCAGCTATATTCCATTTGATACTATAAAAATTAATGGGTCTTTAATGACTGGTTCTACAGCAAAGCGGATTGCTATGTTACGTTCGCTTATGTCAATGGCAAAAAACTTAGATACTAAAATAATCGCAAAAGACATTTATGGAGAGATAGATATAAAAGAGCTTACTAAGATGGGATGTGATTATATCCAAGGTGATCGCATTACTACGCCTTTAAGATTTAATCCTATATTGAAATTGCTGAAAGAGAGACTCCCTCTAGTCAAAAACATGTAAGTCCATGATCAAAATATTTTCCGTATTTTAAAATGATGTGTTTTGCCTTTTTAATTTTTATCATCGAAGGGTTTCAGGCTTTGTATCGTATTATCACGATTTAATTTTATTTGTTCTATTCTATTCTCTGCGGAACAAAGTAGGGATTCACAATGTAATTTTAGAGCTTCACCGCGTTCATAAATAGAGATGGACTCATCTAATGTTACATCGCCGCGTTCAAGTTTTACGATGATGTTTTCAAGTTCGGATACCGCTTCTTCGAAAGGCATCTTGGAAAGATTGTCTTTATTTATTGCATCACTCATAATTAGTTACTCCATGATTTTATTATTTTCCATAATGGATTTTAATATATTTGCTTATTTAAAGATACGCAAAAAATGTATTTGTACTTTTATAAATCACTTGAGTTGAAATCTCAAAATATTTAGAGAGGAATAATAATCAATGATTAAAAAGCATTAGGGAGATGTCGTGGTAATCGCCACGGGGCTACTGCAATGATGTCATATTGATATGAAAGCAATTGATAATTAGTCTGTTGTGCTATCCAAATTTTACTAGCTGCACGGATACGTTTGCAGTTTTTATTTGAGACAGCAAAAATAGCATTTTGAAAATTTTTTCTTGCTTTGACTTCTACAAAAATAACAAAATTATTACGACGTGCAATGATGTCAATTTCTCCACAGCGATTGCGATAACGTAAAGCTATAATTTTCCATCCTTTTATCATTAAAAATATAGCAGAGAGCACTTCAGCAAAAAAACCATATCTTAATGCTTGGCGACGCTTGTGTGACATTTGTAATTTTCTTACTAAAATATAATTCTCGAATGTATAAACAATCAAATTAATACTTGAATTTTTATGACCAAGTAAAATTAATAGTTTATGATCATCTGTATCTCATACGAGCAGTATGAACAAGATAGCATTTTTCTAAATTATAGATACTTATAATCTCAAGAAAATTTTGACAAATTATTGCTCGAAAGTAACAATTGTATCCCGAAAGTAACAATTGTATTACGTGAATACTAGAGCACAAGCATCAAAGAAGATAGTGATTATCGATGTATGATCTTGGGTCATTTCACACGCAAGCTTTGTATAATTCTTTGCGTACTAAAGAACGTAATGTATCGATAGAATGTAATTGTTTATGTTGTTCGAAATACCAAAATTTCCAACCGTTACAAGCTTCTAAACCACTTACTTTAGCGCCAACACGATGAATTGAGCCTGCTTCAATTCCAGAGGCTACAGTCCCATCAGCACGTACAATCGCATTGATATTACGTTGAGCATTGGTCAGAATTTGTCCCGGTTTCAGTAATCCTCTTTCTATAAGAAGATGAAAAGCAACACGTGGTTCATCTTTCTTTCCTTTTAGTACAGTCAATTCAACATCTTCTAAAGGTTGAACAGATGCGATGCGTTTGGTCGCAATATCAATATAATCCTGTTCCATTTCGATGCCTATAAAGGATCTTTTAAGTTTTTTTGCAACAGCGCCTGTTGTTCCAGATCCAAAAAAAGGATCTAAGATCAGATCGCCGGTTTTTGTAGAAGAGAGGATGATACGTGATAAGAGAAATTCAGGTTTTTGGGTATTGTGCAATTTTTCGCCATCTTTATTGCGCAAACGTTCTGATCCAGAACAAATGGGGAAAAGCCAGTCAGAACGCATTTGAACATCTTCATTGGCCGCTTTTAAAGCGTCGTAATTAAATGTGTAACCCTTTGATTTTGGAGAAGGTGATGCCCAAATAAGAGTTTCATGTGCATTTTGGAAACGACGACCTCTAAAATTGGGCATCGGATTAGATTTTCTCCATATAATATCATTCAATATCCAGAAATTGAGATTCTGTAACATTGATCCAATACGGAAAATATTATGGTATGACCCTATAACCCACAATGTTCCATTAGTTTTTAAAACACGCCGACAAGCTAAAAGCCATGCTCGTGTAAAAGCATCATAAGCTTCAAAAGAAGAAAATTTATCCCAAGAATCAGTTACAGCATTAACGATAGAATTATCAGGTCGATGTAATGTTTGATTTAGCTGGAGATTATAAGGAGGATCTGCGAAAATAAGATCAATGGATTTAGCGGGTAATTTTTCCAATACCGATATACTATTTCCTTTGAGTATTTTATCTTTCCAATAACAAATGGGATTTGTATTTTCATCTGTAGTAAGATATTTCTTCTTGTTCATGCAAAGAATACTTTTAATTTGGGGGTTAATGCTTTTTAATCTTGCCTAACATGGTTACTGAAGTTAGTTGATAAAGTATTAAATTAATTTATTTTTAGTAAATTTTATGTGATCAGAGTTTAATATTCTTTTAATTTATCGGTGGAATATCGTTAAAATATTGGAGTTAGTACGATATCTTGAGTGAGATTTACTTGTTTGTTTAATTGATTTATGAGCAGGCAATTTACTTGTACAGTTAAATGAAATATTAATAATTATATCGAAATACTTTTTTAATATCAGTATTGCATAACGATATATTGAGGATGAATGAGTTGCGCTTTGTTATACGTTAACGGAAGACTGTTTGCATCGTTGTAGAAGTTCGTTACTTTTTGGAAAAATATAGTGTTTGGTATTTTATGAAGTATATCTCCACCCGTAATGTTGATTTGAATCTTGGTTTCTGCGATGCAATTCTTTCTGGATTATCAGAGGATGGAGGATTATACGTTCCCAAAGAGATTCCTCATTTTTCAGAAAAATATATCAAGGACTTACGAGGCTGTAGTTACCAAGAAATTGCGTTTTTTATTTTTCGTCGTTTTATTGGGGAAGAAATTAGTTCTAGTAAACTACAGGAAATAGTGCACAGAGCATACAGTTGTTTCCGAAATTCAGCAGTTACACCGTTGGTCAAATTAAATGCAAACGAGTTCTTGTTGGAGTTATTCCA encodes the following:
- the yacG gene encoding DNA gyrase inhibitor YacG, producing the protein MQTLDFGPLKSICPECKKKSMDDFYPFCSMKCRSIDLSRWLSDGYIIMGREEEESEENIKDIS
- a CDS encoding EAL domain-containing protein translates to MLFISLMVSPSFAVETVQISSEDNVLDLTYVTEIYASQGEDIQVSTAADIDGISKRIEVSSSSIHHRGDWAVFALANTSDSQLERLIVVPHYRLVGSHFFLPDLGSRRIISITPSEGFSLDRVPNADSDVFRITINPRSIVTFIMEISSPNLPKIYLWKPNAYKDTVNSFTLYQGIIIGIAGLLAVLLTTFYMVNKSFILIPTFAMAWIVFGYICIDFGFLSKLIHSPSGDLIIWRACSEIALSFVFLVFLFMYLQMNRWYAKERYITFYGIVCLAILLLMSFYYPRITAGIARVSFAAIFLYYTYYIVCFGIRGYERAISLIPVWILMVIWSIGSWMAITKRLDNDVIQPALVGGLVLIVILIGFAVIQHVLIRKKKSLGIFSDVEHQSLAVLGSGDIVWDWNVICDKVTTTPDIAAILGLSSGSMHGAVRNWLPHVHVDDRDNFRMVLDSFVEYRQGRLQYEFRVRAADNQFHWMILRIRPILNSDGDILRCVGIITDITEQKKSIEGILYNAFQDNMTGIPNRLSFLNCLTTILNLSVEDDRLRPTIMVVDIDNYKHINDVLGMAIGDDILVSLARRMRELLKSSDILARLSGNRFGIILISEKNAIKIADFAKALSTAISKPIHILNREIIVTASIGFKSWTSPKITSGEMLKEAELAMYHAKHRGGNHIESFRESFKSFHTDKLTMKEDLCFAIENSELYLVYVPIVRLIDEEIVGLEALVQWDHPKLGNIPSSEFRLIAEELCMIKAINLFMLERISTDIINWCDQATMPPIFILINIGSKDLLDNELCEDIQALISKTQCSPSSIKLSFSESIVMDNPEKSRLLFAKLQKIGIGLTLDDFGTKCSLLSYLSYIPFDTIKINGSLMTGSTAKRIAMLRSLMSMAKNLDTKIIAKDIYGEIDIKELTKMGCDYIQGDRITTPLRFNPILKLLKERLPLVKNM
- a CDS encoding exodeoxyribonuclease VII small subunit, whose translation is MSDAINKDNLSKMPFEEAVSELENIIVKLERGDVTLDESISIYERGEALKLHCESLLCSAENRIEQIKLNRDNTIQSLKPFDDKN
- a CDS encoding YraN family protein, producing the protein MSHKRRQALRYGFFAEVLSAIFLMIKGWKIIALRYRNRCGEIDIIARRNNFVIFVEVKARKNFQNAIFAVSNKNCKRIRAASKIWIAQQTNYQLLSYQYDIIAVAPWRLPRHLPNAF
- a CDS encoding site-specific DNA-methyltransferase, producing MNKKKYLTTDENTNPICYWKDKILKGNSISVLEKLPAKSIDLIFADPPYNLQLNQTLHRPDNSIVNAVTDSWDKFSSFEAYDAFTRAWLLACRRVLKTNGTLWVIGSYHNIFRIGSMLQNLNFWILNDIIWRKSNPMPNFRGRRFQNAHETLIWASPSPKSKGYTFNYDALKAANEDVQMRSDWLFPICSGSERLRNKDGEKLHNTQKPEFLLSRIILSSTKTGDLILDPFFGSGTTGAVAKKLKRSFIGIEMEQDYIDIATKRIASVQPLEDVELTVLKGKKDEPRVAFHLLIERGLLKPGQILTNAQRNINAIVRADGTVASGIEAGSIHRVGAKVSGLEACNGWKFWYFEQHKQLHSIDTLRSLVRKELYKACV